The genomic segment TAAGTGCCTGGAGTGGCACAGGCAGAATGTACTCGGTGTCGTTGGTGTGGGCGGCGTCGATACGTCGTTGCAGGGGGAGGGTGGCCAGAGCGATGGATGCGACAATGCCTGGGCCTGCCCATATGCCAGCAACCTGGTTAAGGCTTTGGAGATGCAGCACGGTGTTTTCTGGCAGGACGCCGATTTCCGCGAGTCCAAGAGGAATTCCCACACCGAAAGAAATAATGACTGCGACAATAGCGAAGCGGGTGAGTAGTGTCTTGTATTTTTCGGGTTGTACCAAAACATTGTGGCGGGCAGCCACCATGCCCAGAATCATGATAGGGAAAAAGAAAAGGAATCCTGTTAATAGATTGCCAATTTGAAAACTCAATGCAGTAAAGGCATGGCTGACCAACGTAGCATAGCTATCTGGTGCTGATAGAGTTTGCATAGCCGAGATCATTACCTCGGTTCTGGATGATCCACCTCCGGCTGAGATGTAAATCATCATAACGGCGGTGAGTATGAGGCCAAGGGTGCCCAAAACGCCAGTAATGATGAGTAGGGTTTTATCTTTGAAGCGGTAGAGCAGTGCGAGGATGATGCCCATTATCCCGTAGACGAACATGATGTCGCCGAAAAACAGCAGACTCAGATGAAGTATGCCGAATATCGCTAGGAAGAAGTAGCGCCTGATTAGTACCAGTCGTGCCTTTTTGGGCGGGTAGTTGCGGCGTTGCAGGCTCATGGCGATCATACCCACGCCGTACCCCAGCAGTGTGGCAAACATAGGTAGGCCACGCACATGGGTGAATATGGAACCAAGAATGATGGCGATTTTGTCCAGGATGCTGTTATCAACAACACCGCCGGCTGTTGATCCAGGTGTGTCGGGTGAGATGTATAGCCAGGCCGTGGTGGCATTGGCGATGGCGATTCCGAGCATGGTGAATCCTCGGGCGACGTCGGGTGCCAAAATGCGGGGTTGTGTTACTGCTGCGGAATTCATGATGGGGTTCCTATGCCTTATGCGTGTGACTTACATAGTTGTGCTTGGTGTTAGTTGCCCGCTGGCTTTTGCTCTTCTGGGTAGTGGATGGTGGTCGTTCCAACCCCAGATTTGAGATCAATGGTGAGGGTCTTTCCTTGTGCTTTGTTGTTGTAGGTTCCGGCGATGCAGTTAGTGTCGCCGATGCCGTTGGTGCAGGTTAGGGTGACAGGCATGGTACTGGGAAGATACACATCGGTATCACCCACGCCAGTATCAATGGTGATTTTCTTGTCTTCGGGCAGGGGTTCCAACCTCTGAAGGTTGAGGTTAAAAGAGCCAACACCTGCGGAGTAGTGGTCTTGGAGGTCGGTGGCCCTAGTGGCAACGTAATGCTGATCACCCACGCCACTTCTGGAACCACCGTCACCTTCTGACATGCCGGCGGCAATGATGATGCCCACGGTTCCCAACGAGCACACAGCGACGATGCCTGCAATGATCACGACAAAGGGGTTACGCTTTTTCTTCTTGGGCTTCTCTTGGACGACTGGTGTAGGTTCCGGCAGATCCCAGGCGAAGGGGGCGACTCCCAGCGGATCCCACGCGGGTGGAGTGGACGGGGAGTAAGGGGCGGTAAATCCTTCAACGGGCTGGAGCGTGGAGAGGTAGGTCTTCAGGTCTTCTGGTCGGTTGACGTCCATTTCTGTATCTTTCTCAATTAACAATCCTGCAGGTGGAGTGGGGTGTTGTGTGTGCAGGAAGTACCACGCTCCGAAGAACACTAGGTAGGCGATGAAGGCTGGGGCGATGAAGATAGTGGTAAAGGTGCCTCCGCTACCGCCGCTGAAGATCAGGAACCCAATGAGAAGAGCAATTCCTAGGTTGCGTTCCTTTCTCAGTTGAGGGTTGTTGTTTTTGTTGCCAAATAACGCTTCGGCGGGTGATATCGGTAGGGAATAGCGAGGCATGAACGCCCAGGCCAATAGGTATAGTGCGATGCCCGTGGAGTTGGCGAAGAGCACACCGATGACAAACAGCACCCGCACAATGATCGGGTCAATGTTGTAACGGACACCGATGCCTTCACACACGCCAGCGATTTTCCCTTTCCCGCCCTGGTCAGAGGGCAGTCGCACGGGTCGGGTGGCCCACATGTCGCGGAGTGTGGTGGAGGCTGTTGCAGTTGATGTATCGCTCATGGTTTTTATTGTGGCCTGCCGGGGTCTGGTTGCACATCAGGGAAAACCCCGATTTTTCCCCGATCTGTGGGAAATAAGGGATAACCCTGATGCCATCAGGGATGAAGGCATGAGAGTATCTGGAGTATGACCAACTCTGTGCAGACTGTTCAGTACCCGTACCGCACATTCACACGTCCAAAAAAGGATCGCGTGGTGGCGGGGGTTGCGGCTGGACTGAGTCAGCAACTGCGTGTCGACGTCCTGTTGGTTCGGCTGGTGCTTGTATTTTTCGCCCTTCTCAGTGGTGCAGGTTTACTGTTTTATGCCTGCCTATGGATCTGGACCAAGCCAGGAGATGCTTCAGACGGAAATGCCTACATATCTCAGGATGATGTGCGTATCCGCACTAAACACACCCTGAATCGTGCTGGTTACCTCGTGTTGGTTGTTGTGGCCATTGCGGGTGCGCTGCTTTCGTTTAGTTCCCTCACTGGGTTCGCCGGGGCGAATGTTGTGCCGTTTGGGGTGGTGGGGGTGGGTGCACTCGTCGTGTGGACCACCTACGACCGTGGCCTTGACCGGCTATGGAACGGCAATAATGCCCTTCTCATTGTGGCGGGCGTGTTACTCATGAGCATTGGCGTTGTGCTGGTGACCATAAACTGGGAAAGCCAAAAGGTATTCGGATCCACTCTTGTGGCTGTCGTGCTGACCCTGTTGGGTGTGGCTGCACTGGGATTACCGTTGTGGCTGCGCACATGGGATGCCTTGACCAAGGAGCGTTCTGAAATTGCCGCTGCCGCCGAGCGCGAGGAGATTGCGTCGAGGCTGCATGACTCGGTGCTGCAAACCCTGGCGCTGATTCAAAAACGTGCCGAGGAACCCAGTGAGGTTGCCCGTTTAGCGCGAAGCCAGGAGCGTGAACTACGCCAGTGGCTTTTTGGGTCGCAGGACAATCTCTCCGGCGGGGCATCCACTGTGTTTAAGGCCGTTGAGTTGGCGTGCGGCGAAGTGGAGGACTTGTTTGGCCTGCGCATCGCTCCGGTTTTGGTGGGGGAGGACCATCCCCTTGATGACCACACTCAGGCCGCCGTGCTGGCCTCGCGCGAGGCTATGGTCAATGCTGCGAAGCACGCGGGTGTGGCTGAGATCAATGTGTACGCAGAATCCCTGGGTGAGCATATACAGATTTACGTTCGTGACCGTGGAGCGGGCTTCAATCCCGATGAGGTGGGAGAGGATAGGCATGGTCTCCGGGAGTCCATTTACGGTCGAGTCGAGCGCGCGGGCGGCACTGTTGAGGTGAAAACAGGCGTTGGTCAAGGTACGGAAATTGTGGTTGATATGCCGGTGTAAGGTTATGTTCACCACGCGTGGAAGCGTATGTGCTGCACAATGATAAATCGCGCATGATGCTGGATTCATGAGAGGGCGAGAAACGTTAGCATGGAAGGTATGCTCTCTGTCTTCCTTGTCGATGACCACTCTGTTTTTCGGTCCGGTGTACGTGCGGAATTATCTCAAGCCGTCAACATTGTTGGTGAGGCGGGTGGTGTCACGGAAGCTATCGCGGGTATTTGCACAACACATCCCGATGTTGTGCTTCTTGACGTGCACATGCCGGATGGTGGAGGACAGGCCGTGATCCAGGGCGTCGATACGCCGACGACGTTTCTGGCGTTGAGCGTGTCTGACGCTGCTGAAGACGTCATTTCGGTTATTCGTGCCGGTGCCCGGGGGTATGTGACCAAAACCATTTCTGGGCCTGAGCTTATCGACGCTGTGCGCCGCGTCCACGACGGTGACGCCGTGTTTTCGCCGCGGCTTGCGGGGTTTGTGCTGGATGCCTTTTGTGCGCCAGACAAGCACGTGGGGGTGGGGGTTGTGGATGCTCCAGAGAAAGATGCTGCTGTAGAAGAGCGAGTCGCTGCTGGTGAATCTGCGCATGAGGATATGGAAGATCCTGATGATGATGTTCTTGATGCCCTTACGCGCCGGGAATTGGAGGTGTTGAGGCTGCTTGCCCGCGGCTACACCTATAAGGAGATTGCGGCAGATTTGTTTATTTCTGTAAAGACGGTGGAGACGCATTCTTCGAACATTCTGCGCAAGACTCAGCAGTCTAACCGCCATGCATTGACTCGATGGGCGCATTCCAGGGATTTGGACTAGGGGTGTTGCGCATGTCTGTTCGATCTATTTTAATGAAGGTGTGCCTAGAACAGAGTTTCGACTAAGTCGCGAGCCATATGAATCTCTGCGCGACTTGCCAAAGGAGCGGCGTATCGCCGCTTTACGTGAGCGAATGGCTGTCATGGGTGCTGCGGTGGGGGCGGATATGGCTGCGGCTCGACTGGATAGGGGAGCGCCGGAGCGCTTTTTCGATGTAGTTCAGCTGCCAGAACGTTTAGCGCGATGTTTTCCTGGGGGTGGTTTGCCACGTAAGGCGGTGAGCCAGGTATCTGACTGTGCCACGTTGGTGATAGAGATTATTTCGGCAGTGACGGAACAGGGCGGGTATGTTGCCGTGGTGGGGTGGGCTGATCTGTTGTTCGCTGGTGTGGTCGATTCGGGTGGAGATGTGTCAAAAATTGTGTCGGTACCCGATCCGGGTATTGACGCCCTGCCTGTCGCCGCAGTGTTCGCAGAGGGGATGGATATGGTGGTATGTCGCTCAGCCGCGCCCCGTCGGCTCACTCCCACGAATGCTCGGCCTTTCTTGGCAAAAGTGCGTCAGGGTTCCGCAGCAATGCTCCTTGCGGGAATCAGTGTTCCCAGCCCCGCACTCACCGTGTCTGCGCAGGTCACAAAGATCTATGGACTTCACCGTGGGGGCGGGCGCATTCGGGGACTGGACGTGGAGGTAGAGGCGGCGTCGAAAAGCGCCGATCATCAGCGGATACGCACGCTTCTCAGGTGCGGGGAAGCCGCCCAGATGGAACCATCGCCGGGGCCTGGACTGCAAGCGGTGTCATGACCGTAACATCAGAGCAGCGCTTTTTGGCGTTGTGGTTTCCCGATTGGCCTGCCCAAGCGGTGGCGTGCGCAGACCATCACGATAACCAAGCCCCCAGGGTGGTGACAGGTGAGGGGAAAAACCGTGCCGTTGTGTGGGTCTGCTCAGCATCGGCGCGGGCGATGGGGATTCGGCGTGGCATGAAGCTTCGGTACGCCCAGGCGCTCTGCCCAAACCTGGAGATCGCGGGCTACGACCAGGAACGCGACGCGTGCATGTTTGAACCTATCCTCGCAGGTCTGGACCAGATCGCCGCAGGCGTGGAGGTACTGCGACCTGGTTTGGCGGTGGTGGATGCAGGGGCGGCAGCACGTTACCACGGCTCGGAACACACGGCGGCCCAGCTGCTTATCGACGCCTCCGCCTCCGCAGGCATCGATTCCTGCGCGGGTATTGCCGGAGAACTGTTCACGGCACTCATTGCCGCGCGTGTCGGTGCGGTCGTTCCGCCTGGGGTGGGTGAAGGGCGGGCTTTCCTCCGCCCGCTGTCCATCACCCTGCTGTCAGCGGAAGAAGCCTTGGGCTGTGATCCCGAAACCGTGGCAAGCTTCCAGCAGCTTGGCATCCGCACCCTTGGGGAACTGGCGGACTTGCCCTACAAGAAGGTGGTCACCCGTTTTGGAGAGGCGGGTCAGCGCTGCCACGATATTGCCCATGCGCACCCCAGTCGTAGCATCGCACCGCCGCTTCCCACTGATGATCTGCGCGTCATGCACGAACCCGATGACCCCATCGTGCGTGTCGACGTCGCGGCCTTCCTCGCACGCCAACTAGCCACCGCTCTGCACGCACGCCTTGCGCGCGCCGGGGTGGTATGCCACCTGCTGACGGTGCGCGCCACCATGGCGAATGGTGACACCGTGGAGCGGACCTGGCGCACTCGCGATGCGCTCACAGAACACGCCACGGCTGATCGGGTGCGGTGGCAACTGGATGGCTGGTTGACTACGCGGCGTACAGGGGGTGACTGGGCGTCGACAAGCAGTGATGACGGTGTGGTCCGCCTAGAGCTTGACCCCGTCGAATGCGTTGCGCCGCAACAGGATGCCTCAGGGTTGTGGGGCGCACGGGGGGAGCGTGAAGCGGCGGTGCAGCGTGTGGTCGCCCGAGTCCAATCAACACTGGGTACGGACGCGGTGCTGCAACCACGGCATGTCGGTGGGCGAGGTCCTGCTGAACGTATTGACTATGTTCCCTTTGGCGAGGAACGTCCCTACCCCCGTGATCCTGACGGGGCGTGGCCTGGGCGGATACCGGCACCACACCCGGCACAAGGGTATGCAACTGCGGAACCCGGCGGTTCATGCGTGGCACTGTACGACCAGCATGACCGGGCCATTATTGTGACCCAAGACGTGCAACTGAGTGCCCAGCCTGCAACGCTGCAGTGGGGCCAGCGTCGCTTTGACATATGCGGATGGGCGGGGCCATGGGGAGTGGATGAACGCTGGTGGACGCCCCACGGAAAGACATACGCACGCCTGCACGTTGCGGGGACAGAAACGGGTGATGATGCGTCACAGAAACGTGAAACGGCCTGGCTCCTGGTGTGGAGCGCAGGCCGGTGGGGGATAGAAGGAAGCTACAGTTAAGAGGAAATATCCAACACTAGGCGCACAGGATCCTTCAGCACCTGTACCGAATACGGCTTGGCGGAACCCTTGATGCCCACCACGAATTGTGAACGCCCCTCAAACGTTCCTGCGCTTACCACTTCCGTGACAATCCCACCTGAGCCGGGGACGGGGTTGAGCCGCGGGTCAGGAATGCCCACCTCAAATGGATATGCGGTGCCATCAATATTGATGTTCAATGCCGTGTCACCCGTGTACTCCACGGGACTGCCGCTGCCCTGCTGGGTGGGGGAATCAGAGTAATCAATGAACCACCCTGGGTCGCCTGACCCATGGAACTCAAAGACGATACGCTCGAACCCCTCATGAGTACCCACGCGCACATTCGTCACGACTAACTGTGCCGGGGCGCCCGGTCGCTGAGTTTTAAGGTTCGTATTAGCGCTTCCCAAGGAACGCATGCCGGCATCGGGGGCTGGTGGTGTGGTTTCGGAACTGCCGGAACCGGAAGAAGCGGACAATGTAGAAGCAACAGAATCGGAACCACTGTGGGCGGTAGATGTGCCTGAATCAACACAGGCGGTCACACAGGCTGCAAAAACGATAGTGCCCACGACGGCAACTGCAGCACGACCAAAAACAAAAGCCGGGGATGCGGTCATGCACCCAACCGTAGTACCAAATAATTGTGTAGAAAACTCAGAAAGGTACAAAAACAGAAAACTTTAACAAAACGTGATAAAAACGTGAGCGTTCGGTGTTTTTTGGACGATTTTCGGGTGGTTTGTAGCAGATTTCTGGAAGATTTCTAGCGGCCTGCGACGCACACTATTGTGGACACCATGACCACAACCACACCTGAAACTCGTTGCTCACAAGTGGTGCGTGAACCCCTTCCCGGAACGGCAAAAACTGGGACGACCTACGTGGCGCTCGAACACCTCCGTGGCTGGGGCAGGGACGTGCTGGACGGTGAAGCGTTAGGGGAAGAACTCACACCACTCGTGGCGGCGCACCTCAAAAAATGGAGTGCAAGCCTGCAGCTCATCCGCAAACCCGGGCGGGCGGGGCAACATCGGCCCCGCCGAAAGATGTATCTCATCTACACCGGCGATGGCGACACCCCGCCCGCCATGGAAGAACTCGATGTAGATGGGCCGGAAACAATACTTGAACTGGATCTTTCCGGTCCCGGTGCGAATGCTAGCCTTGGTGCGCGGTCTGTGGACCACCCCATCCTGCTCGTCTGTTCTCACGGCAAACGCGATACCTGCTGTGCCCTCAAAGGACGTCCCGTAGCAGCCGCCCTGCAGACCTGTTTTTACGGTGATGAAATATGGGAGTCCTCCCACACCAAGGGGCATCGCTTTGCGGCATCCATGCTGCTCATGCCCTGGGGATACTCCTATGGCAGGCTCAACTCTGCCGCTGCCATCGATATGCTGAAGCACGCGACCCGTGGTGAGATGTTCCTCCCTGGTAATCGCGGACGGGGCTGTTTTGATGCGCCTGGGCAGGTTGCAGAGCTTGTGGTTGCCGACAGGGTGATCAGCGCTGAAGGCTCGTTGGACGTGGGGACTCTGCGAGTGGACGCGGAACTCAACGAGCCTGGGGACGTTGACGGAATGGCGGCTGATGAAATGGTGGTGCGCCGCGTGGCCCATTCGGACGGGAGGGTGTGGCGGGTACAACTGAAACAACGCCCTGTGGAGGGCGTTGTGGCGTCATGCGGGGATGCTCCCAAACAGGGCAGCACGTGGGTGGTTGTGGACGTACAACCGATGGAGGACATCGAGTAGTTTAGCGGCGCATGATTTTTTTGGACAGGAAATTGCCCAGGAGCTGCGCCACCTGAACAATGAGGATGATCACGATGGTGCCGGCAAGTGTAATTGTCGGATTGAATGCGTTGTAGCCGTAGGTAATGGCAAAGTCGCCAAGTCCGCCGCCGCCGATGTAGCCCGCCATGGCGGACATATCAACCACAGCAATGAAGATGAACGTGAATCCCAAAATCAGGGGACCGAGCGCTTCACGAATGATCACTGAGACAATGATCTGCAAGGGGGAGGCGCCCATGGCACGAGCCGCTTCAATGACCCCAGGGTCAATAGACACAAGGTTTTGTTCCACGATGCGGGCGACACCAAATGTGGCCGCGATGGACATGACGAAAATGGCGGCTTCAGTACCGATCGTGGTACCAATGACGCTGCGGGTCAGGGGGCCGATGGCAGCAATCAGAATGATGAACGGAATGGGACGAACAAAGTTCACCAGAATGTTGAGGATTGTGTAGACGAACTTGTTGCTCAGTACGCCGTTTTCACGCGTGGTGTAGAGCAGTGTTCCCAGTGCTAAGCCAGCTATGCCGCCAATGAGGATGGTGAGGCTCACCATCACTAGTGTTTCCCCGAATGCTGTGCTGAAGTCTTCGCCGGAAAAAACCTCCAGAATGTCGTTGATCATCGTACGATCTCCTCAATGTCAGTGTTGCGGGAAATGCGCTCGTAGAACTCGTTGATAACATCGTCCGGTCCGGTCAGGCGGACCGTGACTTTGCCAAAAGAATGCCCTTGAAGGGTGGTGATACCGCCGTGGACAATACTGATGCCTACCCCCTTTTCACGGGCCGCAGCCGAGGAAGCGAAAAAACCAGAATTTTCACTGAGGTCGATGGTGAATAACCGTCCCTCATGGATGAGAAGATCGTCCGCCTCTACCAGATCCGGGGTGTTGCGGAGGCTGGTGGCAACAAACTTCTTGGCTACATCGGTGCGTGGGTTGGAGAAAACCTCGTACACGCTGCCGTATTCGACGATACGGCCGCTTTCCATCACGGCAACACGATCAGCAATGGAGCGCACGACGTCCATTTCGTGAGTAATCACCACGATGGTGATGCCGAACTCTTTGTTTACTCGTCGCAGCAATTCCAACACGTCGTGCGTGGTTTCAGGATCAAGGGCCGAGGTGGATTCGTCTGCAAGGAGGAGACGGGGGTTTGTGGCTAGAGCTCGGGCGATACCAACGCGCTGTTTCTGACCACCGGACAATTCCTCTGGGTAGCTTGTTCCCTTGTCTGCCAGGCCCACGAATTCAAGCAGTTCCTGCACGCGTTGCTCACGCTTGTGCTTATCGACACCCGCCAGCTTCAGCGGATACGCAATGTTTCCAGCTGCGGTACGTGAGGAAAATAGGTTGAACTGCTGGAAGATCATTCCAATCTTGCGGCGCAAGCCACGCAGTTCACGCTCGGGCATGTTCACGATATTGACGCCGTCCAGCAGTACATCGCCTGAGGTGGGTGTGTCTAGGCCGTTGATCATGCGCACGAGGGTAGATTTACCTGCGCCAGAGTAGCCAATGATGCCAATAATCTCACCCGGTTCAATGGTGAGGTTTACATCGGACAGTGCGGTGGTGGTGCGGTTGAACACCTTGGATAGGTTGCGGAACTCGACTCGGGTTCCTTGGGGAGTATCTGGAGACGTCACGGGATTCTTTCCTGTAGGGGGAGAGGCTGGCTGTCTATCGGGGCGTCGATAAGCAGCCATGAGGCGTGAGTGAAATGCGGAAACCCCGCGGCGGGCGCGGGGGAGAGCTGCGGGGTTTAAGCAGCCTTATTTCTTTTCCGCTTCTTCGAGACGCTTCAAAATGTCCTTCAGCTCTGCTTTGGGGCGGTTGACCTCAATGGCAGTGCCTTTGGAATCTTCCTGGTTGGCGGCAATAACCTCTGGGTCGTGCCACAGTTCCACAAGCTTGGCTATTTTCTCATCATCTTGCTTATCGGCCTTAGTGACAAACACATTGATGTAGGGCTCGGCCTCGGGGGAATCAGGGTTGTCCTTGAATACTGCTGTTGTGGGATCAATTCCGGCACGCTCAAGGAAGGAGTTATTGATGATCGCGGGGCGGCCCTCGCCATATGCCGATGTGGTTTGGGCGGCGTTAACTGGAGTGACCTTGACTTTAGAGGCGCCTTCATCGATATCGCCAGGAGTGGGGGTGACGATATTTTCGGACTTCAGTTTCACAAGTTCCGCCTGTACAAGAACGTTAATCGCGCGTCCCTGGTTAGAAGGGTCGTTGGGAATGACGATATCTTGACCGTCAATTCCATCGAGCGATGAGTGGTCTTTCCAATAGATGGCCAGCGGTACGATCTGCGTGGAGCCGACGGGTGTGAGATCATCTTCGGCACCTGTGTTGTATTCGGCGAGGAATTTCAGGTGCTGGAATAGGTTAGCGTCCAATTGTCCCTCGGACAGGGCGCGGTTAGGGGCGTTGTAATCGCTAAATGCCTGGAGTTTGATGTTGATGTCGTTGTCTTTGGCTTTTTTCTCCAGCACTTTCCAGGACTTTAATTGTGGTTCCGTGGTGCCGATGCGGATGGTGGAACTGTCAGTGGATCCGCCTGAGCATGCCACCAGAGTAGCAGCGGCGAAGGCGCTAGCAATGGTGATGGCGGCGGCGCGGCGAAGGAAACGACGTGCAGACATGATTGATTCCTTAAGGTTTGTTTTTTGGGGTGTATCGTACGCGGTTATCGATATAGACAGAGCTTTCTAGTTGGTTGTCTACCGTAGCATTGTGGTGGTTATATGTACAGCTCGGTCTATATTATATTGGCTTCATTGTGGGATAAATCACTATAGTGGACTTGCTTGGGGAGGGGTGTCCATGTTTTCGATTATGTATGTTATCCGTTGGCTGATGGCTGGGGACGTGGGGGATTATTTCTCGTGTTTGTAGCGGTGATGAATGCTATTGCCGGAATATTCATTAGGTCACTATGCGCTGATGTGTTCGAGTAAAGTGTAGATGTGATCGTTACTATGGGAGGTAGGCATGGAGTGGGATAGTGCCGGGCGCGGCTTCAATGGTACAAAGCTACGGTGGTCGCAACTGGAGCAGATTCTGTCAGGATCCGCACCATCAGCTGACGATGCTGCATCTGTACATTCACCTGCACGTGAAGCGCCAGAGATGGATACAGACCCGCAGCCTAGACCGCACCTGAGCCTTGTCCGCGACACGGACATGCCAGCAGCGCCCCCAGAAACAACCAACATCCCCTTCGCGGAACTCCATGCCTACAGCAACTACCACTTCCTCAATGGAGCATCAGAGGCAGAGGACATGGTGCGTCAGGCACAACGCCTCGGGTTGAGCGGACTGGCCTTGATAGAGCGTGATGGATTCTATGGTGCCATGCGTTTTGCTGAAGCGGCCGCCGAAGAAAAATTAAGCACCATTTTCGGTGCGGAACTCAGCACAGACAATGGTGTTCTGACCGTGCTGTGCCGTGGCCCTGAAGGCTACCGCAGGCTCAGCCGCGTCATCACGGCGGCGCACATGCAGCAAGGAAACCACAACAGGCAACCTCGTTATCCGGATTTCACAGAGTTAGCGCGAGTCGCCGATAACCACTGGTACGTGCTGCTCAATGCAGCACTTGCCAACAATGCCGAAGATATCGTCACTGCGTTTGGTGCCAACAACGTCATCGCAGAATGCCACGTGGGATTCATCCCAGAGGACGCCGATAATATTCGCCTTGTCACAGACATGGCTGCCACCTGGGGGCTGATCACCATTGTTAGCTGTACCCCCAACGCTGCAACCCGTGCGGATGCGCGTCTCGCGGCGGCAAAACATGCACTCAGTGACCGCCGTGACCTGAACAATGCGGAGGCGGACTGCCCGCCCCTTGGGGGCACATGGCTCCGCAACGGGGCACACATCCGCGCGGCCCTCCCGCCCCTCCCGCACAGTGATGACATGATTGCTAATACAGTGCACATCGCCAGTGAATGCGCCTTCACCCTCAACCTCATTGCCCCCGAGCTTCCCACAACTGACGTACCCGCTGGACACAATGAAATGTCCTGGCTGGAGCACACAGTATGGGGGCGCGCAGAGGCGCGATACGCCACACGCACGCCTGAACTCTGGGAACAAGCCCGTGCACAAATCACCTACGAACTAGACGTGATTAAGCAGCTCAATTTCCCCGGATACTTCCTCATCGTGTGCGGCATTGTTGATTTCTGCAAAGGCAACAACATCCTGTGCCAAGGACGCGGATCCGCCGCGAACTCCGCAGTGTGCTTTGCCCTGGGGATCACCAACGTGGAACCCATATCCGCTGGCCTGCTGTTTGAACGATTTCTCTCCCCAGAACGTGACGGCCCGCCCGATATTGATATTGACATTGAATCCG from the Corynebacterium durum genome contains:
- a CDS encoding DUF418 domain-containing protein, translating into MNSAAVTQPRILAPDVARGFTMLGIAIANATTAWLYISPDTPGSTAGGVVDNSILDKIAIILGSIFTHVRGLPMFATLLGYGVGMIAMSLQRRNYPPKKARLVLIRRYFFLAIFGILHLSLLFFGDIMFVYGIMGIILALLYRFKDKTLLIITGVLGTLGLILTAVMMIYISAGGGSSRTEVMISAMQTLSAPDSYATLVSHAFTALSFQIGNLLTGFLFFFPIMILGMVAARHNVLVQPEKYKTLLTRFAIVAVIISFGVGIPLGLAEIGVLPENTVLHLQSLNQVAGIWAGPGIVASIALATLPLQRRIDAAHTNDTEYILPVPLQALIALGKRSMTGYLLQSILFVLLTSTFTIGLGRGQGAWEATLIAILIWAITLVIAYVLEKANLRGPFESVHRRLSYGRTGQLNQFTTQ
- a CDS encoding PspC domain-containing protein — encoded protein: MSDTSTATASTTLRDMWATRPVRLPSDQGGKGKIAGVCEGIGVRYNIDPIIVRVLFVIGVLFANSTGIALYLLAWAFMPRYSLPISPAEALFGNKNNNPQLRKERNLGIALLIGFLIFSGGSGGTFTTIFIAPAFIAYLVFFGAWYFLHTQHPTPPAGLLIEKDTEMDVNRPEDLKTYLSTLQPVEGFTAPYSPSTPPAWDPLGVAPFAWDLPEPTPVVQEKPKKKKRNPFVVIIAGIVAVCSLGTVGIIIAAGMSEGDGGSRSGVGDQHYVATRATDLQDHYSAGVGSFNLNLQRLEPLPEDKKITIDTGVGDTDVYLPSTMPVTLTCTNGIGDTNCIAGTYNNKAQGKTLTIDLKSGVGTTTIHYPEEQKPAGN
- a CDS encoding ATP-binding protein; protein product: MTNSVQTVQYPYRTFTRPKKDRVVAGVAAGLSQQLRVDVLLVRLVLVFFALLSGAGLLFYACLWIWTKPGDASDGNAYISQDDVRIRTKHTLNRAGYLVLVVVAIAGALLSFSSLTGFAGANVVPFGVVGVGALVVWTTYDRGLDRLWNGNNALLIVAGVLLMSIGVVLVTINWESQKVFGSTLVAVVLTLLGVAALGLPLWLRTWDALTKERSEIAAAAEREEIASRLHDSVLQTLALIQKRAEEPSEVARLARSQERELRQWLFGSQDNLSGGASTVFKAVELACGEVEDLFGLRIAPVLVGEDHPLDDHTQAAVLASREAMVNAAKHAGVAEINVYAESLGEHIQIYVRDRGAGFNPDEVGEDRHGLRESIYGRVERAGGTVEVKTGVGQGTEIVVDMPV
- a CDS encoding LuxR C-terminal-related transcriptional regulator; the protein is MLSVFLVDDHSVFRSGVRAELSQAVNIVGEAGGVTEAIAGICTTHPDVVLLDVHMPDGGGQAVIQGVDTPTTFLALSVSDAAEDVISVIRAGARGYVTKTISGPELIDAVRRVHDGDAVFSPRLAGFVLDAFCAPDKHVGVGVVDAPEKDAAVEERVAAGESAHEDMEDPDDDVLDALTRRELEVLRLLARGYTYKEIAADLFISVKTVETHSSNILRKTQQSNRHALTRWAHSRDLD
- a CDS encoding DNA polymerase Y family protein encodes the protein MTVTSEQRFLALWFPDWPAQAVACADHHDNQAPRVVTGEGKNRAVVWVCSASARAMGIRRGMKLRYAQALCPNLEIAGYDQERDACMFEPILAGLDQIAAGVEVLRPGLAVVDAGAAARYHGSEHTAAQLLIDASASAGIDSCAGIAGELFTALIAARVGAVVPPGVGEGRAFLRPLSITLLSAEEALGCDPETVASFQQLGIRTLGELADLPYKKVVTRFGEAGQRCHDIAHAHPSRSIAPPLPTDDLRVMHEPDDPIVRVDVAAFLARQLATALHARLARAGVVCHLLTVRATMANGDTVERTWRTRDALTEHATADRVRWQLDGWLTTRRTGGDWASTSSDDGVVRLELDPVECVAPQQDASGLWGARGEREAAVQRVVARVQSTLGTDAVLQPRHVGGRGPAERIDYVPFGEERPYPRDPDGAWPGRIPAPHPAQGYATAEPGGSCVALYDQHDRAIIVTQDVQLSAQPATLQWGQRRFDICGWAGPWGVDERWWTPHGKTYARLHVAGTETGDDASQKRETAWLLVWSAGRWGIEGSYS
- a CDS encoding AMIN-like domain-containing (lipo)protein, which gives rise to MTASPAFVFGRAAVAVVGTIVFAACVTACVDSGTSTAHSGSDSVASTLSASSGSGSSETTPPAPDAGMRSLGSANTNLKTQRPGAPAQLVVTNVRVGTHEGFERIVFEFHGSGDPGWFIDYSDSPTQQGSGSPVEYTGDTALNINIDGTAYPFEVGIPDPRLNPVPGSGGIVTEVVSAGTFEGRSQFVVGIKGSAKPYSVQVLKDPVRLVLDISS
- a CDS encoding sucrase ferredoxin, with translation MTTTTPETRCSQVVREPLPGTAKTGTTYVALEHLRGWGRDVLDGEALGEELTPLVAAHLKKWSASLQLIRKPGRAGQHRPRRKMYLIYTGDGDTPPAMEELDVDGPETILELDLSGPGANASLGARSVDHPILLVCSHGKRDTCCALKGRPVAAALQTCFYGDEIWESSHTKGHRFAASMLLMPWGYSYGRLNSAAAIDMLKHATRGEMFLPGNRGRGCFDAPGQVAELVVADRVISAEGSLDVGTLRVDAELNEPGDVDGMAADEMVVRRVAHSDGRVWRVQLKQRPVEGVVASCGDAPKQGSTWVVVDVQPMEDIE